One genomic window of Salvia miltiorrhiza cultivar Shanhuang (shh) chromosome 4, IMPLAD_Smil_shh, whole genome shotgun sequence includes the following:
- the LOC131022459 gene encoding uncharacterized protein LOC131022459: MKSVNPKIFPKKMSTFTLYDNVWSEAMEAKLMELIISESDSKGNPKGLPKSYDFLVKVQETLNAQFNMKEGVYFYISKIDYLQTMYQAWVSLLHEHGVFWDDLSNTVRASDETWRRIQETNSTQMFYRERGEPHYVALAKLFQEEVFKYLDYDESEPESESNSD; encoded by the exons ATGAAATCTGTGAACCCAAAAATCTTCCCCAAAAAAATGTCTACCTTTACTTTGTATGATAATGTATGGTCAGAAGCAATGGAAGCAAAGCTAATGGAATTAATCATTTCCGAAAGCGATTCAAAGGGTAACCCAAAAGGACTTCCTAAGTCATATGACTTCCTTGTAAAAGTGCAAGAAACGCTTAATGCACAATTCAACATGAAAGAAGGTGTATATTTCTATATTTCGAAAATCGATTATCTTCAAACCATGTATCAAGCTTGGGTGTCTCTTTTGCACGAACATGGAGTCTTTTGGGATGACCTTAGCAACACAGTGAGGGCCTCCGATGAGACTTGGCGGAGAATTCAGGAG ACCAATTCTACACAAATGTTTTATAGGGAGCGAGGGGAGCCACATTATGTTGCACTGGCCAAATTGTTTCAAGAAGAAGTCTTCAAATATCTGGATTATGACGAGAGTGAACCTGAGTCCGAATCCAATTCAGACTAA